One Desulfonatronovibrio hydrogenovorans DSM 9292 DNA segment encodes these proteins:
- the rsxE gene encoding electron transport complex subunit RsxE codes for MADSILKVFSRGLWKEVAPLRFALGICPALAVSTNVESALGMGMAVLFVLLLSNGLVSAIRNIVPDKVRIAVFISIIATGVVIVELVMQAYFYPLFLVLGIWIPLIVVNCLVLGRAEAFARKNPVHLSLADAVGMGLGFTMSLVVISSIREVLGNGTWLGFMIMPQGYPGFDYLLRPAGAFLVFGLVLAGMNLISSKIEDNKIKKRMG; via the coding sequence ATGGCTGATTCCATCCTCAAAGTCTTTTCCCGGGGGCTGTGGAAAGAAGTGGCCCCTCTGCGTTTCGCCCTGGGAATCTGCCCGGCCCTGGCTGTTTCCACCAATGTGGAAAGTGCCCTGGGCATGGGCATGGCAGTGCTTTTCGTACTGCTTCTCAGTAACGGTCTGGTTTCCGCCATCCGCAACATTGTTCCGGACAAAGTCCGGATTGCAGTCTTCATCAGTATCATCGCAACCGGGGTGGTTATTGTAGAACTGGTGATGCAGGCCTATTTTTATCCTCTGTTCCTGGTCCTGGGCATCTGGATCCCTCTGATAGTAGTAAATTGCCTGGTCCTTGGCCGGGCAGAGGCCTTTGCCCGAAAGAATCCAGTCCACCTGTCCCTGGCCGACGCCGTGGGCATGGGCCTGGGATTCACCATGTCCCTGGTGGTCATTTCTTCCATCAGAGAAGTGCTGGGAAACGGGACTTGGCTCGGATTCATGATCATGCCCCAAGGTTATCCCGGATTCGATTATCTTCTTCGGCCGGCTGGGGCCTTTCTGGTCTTTGGCCTTGTCCTGGCCGGG
- a CDS encoding RnfABCDGE type electron transport complex subunit G produces MTRKDLIRMIFIMTLVTSMCGGALAMVKMTTRDQIEYQQIRFIKEPALNRILPLDYDNDPISDRLTIPLNIRENNGELTVFTAKRAGKVISVAFESFAPGYAGPVGVMLAIDPVGNELQGAAVTTHSETPGLGTRIIDVPSFGLQFQDRPLDQDFRLRSDGGTIQGITGATVSAAAMANAVHKGVSLFDEIKEHLELD; encoded by the coding sequence GTGACCAGAAAAGACCTTATCCGAATGATTTTCATCATGACCCTGGTAACCTCCATGTGCGGCGGAGCCTTGGCCATGGTCAAAATGACCACCAGGGACCAGATTGAATACCAGCAGATCAGATTCATCAAGGAACCGGCCCTGAACAGGATCCTTCCTTTGGATTATGATAACGACCCCATTTCCGACCGGCTGACCATCCCTTTGAATATCCGGGAAAACAATGGCGAACTCACGGTTTTCACTGCAAAAAGGGCAGGCAAAGTTATATCAGTGGCCTTTGAAAGCTTTGCCCCTGGATACGCAGGGCCTGTAGGGGTGATGCTGGCCATTGATCCAGTGGGAAACGAACTGCAGGGAGCTGCCGTGACCACCCACTCGGAAACACCAGGCCTGGGAACAAGGATTATTGATGTGCCAAGTTTCGGCCTCCAGTTTCAAGACAGACCCCTGGACCAGGATTTCAGGCTGCGCTCCGATGGAGGGACCATCCAGGGAATCACCGGGGCCACTGTTTCAGCTGCTGCCATGGCCAATGCCGTGCACAAAGGGGTGTCCTTGTTCGACGAAATCAAAGAGCACCTGGAACTGGATTAA
- a CDS encoding RnfABCDGE type electron transport complex subunit D has translation MNTSRMVAAASPHIHSGNSISRMMLNLIIALIPVTMVGVYLYEMQAVRLLAITITSAVAWEVLLQRLFKRRIAIADLSAVAGGLLLALLLPPTLPWWMIVVGTFMMIFLGKEIYGGLGCNPFNGVLIAWVALKISYPMAMEDWPFPDRDLFADMPALDILRYDGLFMVEEFYPLSTLFLGLDVIGPIGETSKLALLIGGIWLIVTRTIFWHLPLAMFAGVAAFSAVFWQLNPHEYPSPMFHLLAGGTFIAAFFLATDFSSSPVTKPGMVAFGIFAGILTVILRTWSQWTEGVYFAVFMASLLTPLMDKIRPAVFGKKKFFKIPTRR, from the coding sequence GTGAACACTTCCCGGATGGTCGCCGCAGCAAGTCCCCATATCCACAGTGGAAACTCCATATCCAGGATGATGCTCAACCTGATCATCGCCCTGATTCCGGTGACCATGGTGGGAGTATACCTTTACGAAATGCAGGCGGTAAGGCTCCTGGCCATTACCATTACCTCAGCAGTGGCCTGGGAAGTCCTTTTACAAAGACTGTTTAAGCGAAGGATTGCCATCGCCGATTTGAGCGCCGTGGCCGGAGGCCTGCTGCTGGCTCTTCTGCTGCCTCCTACCCTGCCCTGGTGGATGATTGTCGTTGGAACCTTTATGATGATTTTCCTGGGCAAGGAAATTTATGGAGGACTGGGGTGTAATCCCTTTAACGGAGTTTTAATTGCATGGGTGGCTCTGAAAATATCATACCCCATGGCCATGGAGGACTGGCCCTTTCCTGACAGGGACCTGTTTGCAGATATGCCTGCCCTGGACATTCTGAGGTATGACGGACTGTTCATGGTTGAGGAGTTTTACCCCTTGAGCACTCTTTTTTTGGGGCTGGACGTCATCGGGCCCATTGGAGAAACATCCAAGCTGGCTCTGCTTATCGGCGGGATCTGGCTCATTGTCACCAGGACCATATTCTGGCACTTACCCTTGGCCATGTTCGCCGGGGTGGCTGCCTTTTCAGCGGTATTCTGGCAGTTGAACCCCCACGAGTACCCTTCTCCCATGTTTCATCTCCTGGCTGGAGGGACATTCATTGCTGCGTTTTTCCTGGCCACGGATTTCAGCTCCTCTCCGGTAACCAAACCGGGCATGGTGGCCTTTGGAATCTTTGCCGGAATCCTGACTGTTATCCTCAGGACCTGGTCCCAATGGACCGAAGGAGTTTATTTTGCTGTTTTTATGGCCAGTCTCCTGACTCCTCTTATGGATAAGATCAGACCGGCAGTCTTTGGCAAGAAAAAATTCTTTAAAATACCAACCAGACGATGA
- a CDS encoding RnfABCDGE type electron transport complex subunit C: MNTVSFKGGLKLPVTGPGSGRPIIPVPPGEQVVVPMKQDLGPECEPVVKKKQMVQAGELIGKSPLEHGACLHAPVSGKVINVTKSFIHFSGKRMSAVILAKDGPTNKARRADGDDLLGSLFLGGLVDFDKDTVPLPIKLDEAKLNHVDSLIVNAMDVEPFFSSRIRVLTERLHDVLAGIKTVRDFLNIKQVFIVFDQELGGLISDHQIRNLGDVILVPLKYKYPQAIDYLLVKAVLGKEVMCTIPCRDIMHSQDIDGLVLSVDTLASLGSRLISTERVITVRDSSGRLDENVQVQIGTPVNKILETCSYQLDPESRIVAGGPMMGQTLADPMMPVTKDLQGIFILDKKHIIQSQPGTCIKCGLCVDVCPARLMPFMISGSVENAEYDQAQKYQLSSCFECGCCTYVCPSNIPLLHWIQFGKFEIFKQRSKL, from the coding sequence ATGAACACGGTTAGTTTTAAAGGGGGGCTGAAGCTTCCAGTCACCGGACCCGGTTCCGGCAGGCCCATAATCCCGGTTCCCCCTGGTGAACAGGTGGTAGTTCCCATGAAGCAGGATCTAGGGCCTGAATGTGAGCCTGTGGTAAAAAAGAAGCAGATGGTCCAGGCAGGAGAACTCATCGGCAAAAGCCCACTGGAGCACGGAGCCTGTCTGCATGCTCCTGTTTCGGGCAAAGTCATTAACGTGACCAAGTCCTTTATTCATTTTTCAGGAAAACGGATGTCTGCGGTAATCCTGGCCAAGGATGGCCCTACAAACAAAGCCAGAAGGGCTGATGGTGACGACCTTTTGGGATCACTTTTCTTGGGAGGTCTGGTCGATTTCGACAAAGACACCGTGCCCCTCCCCATCAAACTTGATGAGGCCAAACTCAATCACGTGGACAGCCTTATCGTCAACGCCATGGATGTTGAACCTTTTTTTTCCAGCCGAATCAGGGTCTTAACCGAAAGACTCCATGACGTCCTGGCTGGCATCAAAACTGTCAGGGATTTTCTGAACATCAAACAGGTTTTTATTGTTTTTGACCAGGAACTCGGTGGTCTTATATCTGACCATCAAATCCGGAATCTGGGCGATGTAATCCTGGTTCCCCTCAAGTACAAATATCCCCAGGCCATTGACTATCTTTTAGTCAAGGCGGTCCTGGGAAAAGAGGTCATGTGCACCATTCCCTGCCGGGACATCATGCACAGTCAGGACATAGACGGACTGGTGCTATCCGTTGATACCCTGGCCTCTCTGGGCTCAAGACTCATTTCAACGGAACGGGTCATAACCGTTCGGGATTCTTCCGGACGGCTGGATGAAAACGTCCAGGTCCAGATAGGGACACCTGTTAACAAGATTCTTGAAACCTGCTCCTACCAACTGGACCCCGAATCCAGGATCGTTGCCGGCGGTCCCATGATGGGCCAGACCCTGGCCGATCCCATGATGCCGGTGACCAAAGACCTGCAGGGAATCTTTATTCTGGACAAAAAACATATTATTCAATCCCAACCCGGGACCTGCATCAAATGCGGCCTTTGCGTGGATGTCTGTCCGGCCAGACTAATGCCATTCATGATCTCAGGCTCAGTGGAAAATGCTGAATATGACCAGGCCCAGAAGTACCAGCTTTCATCCTGTTTTGAGTGCGGATGCTGCACTTATGTCTGTCCATCCAACATACCTTTGCTGCATTGGATTCAATTTGGAAAATTTGAAATCTTCAAACAAAGGAGCAAGCTGTGA
- a CDS encoding FAD:protein FMN transferase translates to MTIRKIKISLGLISLGLSLLSCSGNTYDYHVLSGQTMGTYFRVTILSNNEQQVVELEEKILSRFGEINRILSVFIPDSQVSQFNALKAGQTLCVAPEFQEIMRVSFQVHELTSGAFDPTLGPVIDLWGFGVSARPLDEPDHEAIARAMSGVGLDNIVMDEQGCLKKTHPDTRLNLSGVAKGFGVDEIKRLLTDQGLNTFLVDIGGDIFASGKKMDQSAWRIGVSVPSPGAAPDDLVHVLELTDQAVATSGDYRNYLELGGRKFSHIIDPDTGYPVRTGTVSATVKAKTCVLADALATAMLVMTRDAALDLARESELFETMLIEQDQDLNFSLHFSQAF, encoded by the coding sequence ATGACCATCAGAAAAATAAAGATTAGTTTGGGCTTGATAAGCCTGGGCCTGAGCCTTTTATCCTGCTCGGGCAATACATATGATTACCATGTCCTGTCCGGCCAGACCATGGGCACCTACTTCCGGGTGACCATTTTGAGCAATAACGAACAACAGGTTGTGGAGCTGGAAGAAAAAATTCTGTCCAGATTTGGAGAAATCAACAGGATTCTTTCGGTGTTCATTCCTGACAGCCAAGTATCCCAGTTCAATGCTCTAAAAGCAGGTCAAACACTCTGTGTTGCCCCTGAATTTCAGGAGATAATGCGGGTTTCCTTCCAAGTCCATGAGCTGACCAGCGGGGCCTTTGATCCCACCCTGGGACCGGTGATCGATCTCTGGGGATTCGGGGTCAGTGCCAGGCCCCTGGATGAGCCTGATCATGAAGCGATAGCCAGAGCCATGTCCGGAGTGGGACTGGACAACATTGTCATGGACGAACAGGGTTGTCTGAAAAAAACACACCCTGATACCCGGTTAAATCTGTCAGGGGTAGCCAAGGGGTTTGGTGTGGATGAAATCAAAAGGCTATTGACCGACCAGGGCCTGAACACATTTCTGGTGGACATAGGCGGTGACATCTTTGCCTCAGGCAAAAAGATGGACCAGTCTGCCTGGAGGATAGGGGTCAGTGTGCCCTCACCCGGGGCTGCGCCTGACGACCTGGTCCATGTCCTTGAACTGACCGACCAGGCCGTGGCCACCAGCGGAGACTATCGCAACTATCTGGAACTAGGGGGGCGAAAATTCAGTCATATTATTGATCCAGACACAGGTTATCCAGTGCGTACAGGTACGGTCAGTGCCACGGTCAAGGCAAAAACCTGTGTCCTGGCTGATGCCCTGGCAACGGCCATGCTGGTCATGACCAGGGACGCAGCCCTGGATCTTGCCCGGGAATCAGAACTGTTCGAGACCATGCTGATTGAACAGGACCAAGACCTGAACTTTTCCCTGCACTTCAGCCAAGCTTTTTAA
- a CDS encoding NADH:ubiquinone reductase (Na(+)-transporting) subunit F produces MLSSIAVALLFLTCTTLTLSLLLVLAEKWILNYGPCSIDVNNGQKKLDVLGGSSLLGSLAENEIFIPSACGGRGSCAYCKVKVLNGGGPVSPIESPYLSDQEIKDKVRLSCQVKVRQDIKVEIPDELFKAKRFQAVASSKKMLTYDTMELGLDLKEPGQIDFKAGQYIQLESAPYKGRDSVIRAYSISSLPSDQNRIELIMRRVPEGICTTWAFDHLEAGERIFFSGPYGEFKLQNTKAPAVFIAGGSGMAPIWSILRDMQERKISKKSIYFFSGRTFDDLFFTDELRALEKTLPDFKYIPCLTREPEDSGWTGERQRIPEVLPRYIPDASEYEAYLCGSSALIEACCAGLSRLGLKDEKMYFDKFE; encoded by the coding sequence ATGCTAAGTTCCATTGCCGTTGCCCTCCTGTTTCTGACCTGCACCACCCTGACTCTGTCTCTGCTGCTGGTCCTGGCTGAAAAATGGATCCTTAATTATGGTCCATGCTCCATCGATGTTAACAACGGTCAAAAAAAACTGGACGTCCTGGGCGGATCCAGCCTGCTGGGTTCTTTAGCTGAAAACGAAATATTCATCCCCTCTGCCTGCGGTGGCCGAGGGAGCTGCGCTTACTGCAAGGTCAAAGTCCTGAATGGCGGAGGCCCTGTAAGTCCCATTGAAAGTCCTTACCTGAGCGATCAGGAAATAAAGGATAAAGTCAGGCTGTCCTGTCAGGTCAAGGTCAGACAGGACATCAAAGTTGAAATCCCGGATGAACTTTTCAAGGCCAAACGATTCCAAGCAGTTGCGTCTTCCAAAAAAATGCTCACCTATGATACCATGGAACTGGGGCTGGATCTTAAGGAACCCGGGCAGATCGATTTTAAGGCCGGTCAATATATTCAGCTGGAGTCAGCCCCTTATAAGGGCCGGGATTCAGTCATCAGGGCCTATTCAATTTCCTCTTTGCCCTCAGATCAGAACCGGATCGAACTGATCATGCGCAGGGTTCCTGAAGGGATATGCACCACCTGGGCCTTCGACCACCTGGAAGCTGGAGAGCGGATCTTTTTCAGCGGCCCATATGGAGAGTTCAAACTTCAGAATACCAAGGCTCCGGCTGTGTTTATTGCAGGTGGAAGCGGCATGGCTCCTATCTGGAGTATCCTGCGTGACATGCAGGAGAGAAAAATATCCAAAAAATCCATATATTTTTTCAGTGGCCGGACCTTTGATGACCTTTTCTTTACTGACGAGCTTCGGGCTTTGGAAAAAACACTTCCGGATTTCAAGTACATCCCCTGTCTTACCAGGGAGCCGGAAGATTCTGGCTGGACCGGAGAAAGACAGAGGATTCCGGAAGTACTTCCCAGATATATTCCCGATGCCTCTGAATATGAGGCTTATTTGTGCGGATCGTCAGCCTTGATTGAGGCCTGTTGCGCTGGACTTTCCCGGCTGGGCCTCAAGGATGAAAAAATGTACTTTGATAAATTCGAGTAG
- a CDS encoding electron transport complex protein RnfA: METTLESGFFTALLLIFLSAAFTNNILLARFLGMCSVLGVSKKVDTSMGLGAAVIFVTTCTSGINYLVYNYLLIPLDLEYLRLITFIVVIASFVQLVEMIIERVSLVLYNSLGIFLPLITVNCAILGVSLFMLGQPYTFSQALAFGAGSGFGWFLAIMIIGGIREKINENALPRGLAGPGITLIIIGIMSLAFVGFSGMITI; this comes from the coding sequence ATGGAAACAACACTGGAAAGCGGATTTTTCACTGCCCTCTTGCTGATCTTTCTGTCGGCCGCCTTTACCAACAACATTCTTCTGGCCAGGTTTCTGGGAATGTGCTCGGTCCTTGGAGTGTCCAAAAAAGTGGACACCAGTATGGGACTTGGGGCTGCAGTGATCTTTGTTACCACCTGTACTTCGGGCATCAATTATCTTGTTTACAACTACCTTCTCATCCCTCTGGATCTGGAATACCTGAGACTCATCACCTTTATTGTGGTCATTGCCTCTTTTGTCCAGCTGGTGGAAATGATCATTGAGCGGGTGTCCCTGGTTCTTTATAACTCCCTGGGCATATTTCTGCCCCTGATAACCGTCAACTGCGCCATTCTGGGAGTTTCCCTGTTCATGCTCGGTCAGCCTTATACCTTTTCCCAGGCCCTGGCCTTTGGTGCTGGAAGCGGATTCGGATGGTTTCTGGCCATCATGATCATCGGTGGCATCAGGGAAAAAATCAATGAAAACGCCCTGCCCAGAGGTCTGGCCGGACCAGGCATAACCCTGATAATCATCGGAATCATGTCCCTGGCCTTTGTGGGTTTTTCCGGAATGATAACCATCTGA
- a CDS encoding Rnf-Nqr domain containing protein, which yields MADTPKNILVQGVFSENAVYRQVLGICSALAVTNLLANTLFMCVGVIFTTIMSNVTVSVLRNHIPKRVRMITQVLIIAGYVMMVDVAIKATNPDIHRFIGPYVGLIITNCIIMGRAEAFASQNRPWPSFLDGLAAGLGYSLVLIAIALVREPLGFGTILGVDLPGRDIWWYQWTIMVMPPGAFFMLGILTWMARARLDKDN from the coding sequence ATGGCAGACACCCCCAAAAATATACTTGTCCAGGGCGTGTTTTCAGAAAACGCCGTCTACCGCCAGGTTCTGGGAATATGTTCAGCCCTGGCCGTGACCAACCTTCTGGCCAATACCCTGTTCATGTGTGTGGGTGTCATCTTCACCACCATCATGTCCAACGTGACTGTTTCCGTGCTTCGCAACCATATTCCCAAAAGGGTCAGAATGATCACCCAGGTTTTGATCATAGCCGGATACGTCATGATGGTGGATGTGGCCATCAAAGCCACCAATCCTGACATTCACAGGTTTATCGGTCCATACGTAGGTCTGATCATAACTAACTGCATCATCATGGGCCGGGCAGAGGCCTTTGCTTCCCAGAATCGCCCCTGGCCCTCATTTCTGGATGGCCTGGCTGCTGGACTGGGCTATTCACTGGTCTTGATCGCCATTGCCCTGGTAAGAGAGCCCCTTGGTTTTGGAACCATCCTGGGTGTTGATCTGCCGGGAAGGGATATCTGGTGGTATCAGTGGACCATTATGGTCATGCCGCCAGGGGCCTTTTTCATGCTGGGGATCCTGACCTGGATGGCCAGGGCCAGACTGGACAAGGATAATTAA
- a CDS encoding FMN-binding protein yields the protein MNKNSTSYTVFFITTLTLVFGTGVSLVHHLTKDMLAENELLHHNRVLAKAFSLEVSGPAASDYIQAVESGLNVQTQSLENREWTVYIPRDEEQHLIGFKFQGRGVWDVITGILVLDKDLEHIRTLEFLEQHETPGLGARIEEEWFKAEFQGLRIAWDKPLHQRIIIGPSPDPDPVNQVDAITGATQTSTALMESLNRELDGFKRLTRETGFLD from the coding sequence ATGAATAAAAACAGCACGTCATATACGGTCTTTTTTATCACCACCCTGACTCTGGTCTTCGGGACCGGAGTATCCCTGGTTCACCACCTGACCAAGGACATGCTGGCAGAGAATGAACTCCTGCACCACAACCGGGTACTTGCTAAGGCCTTTTCTTTGGAAGTTTCCGGCCCGGCTGCTTCAGACTATATCCAAGCGGTGGAGTCCGGCCTGAACGTGCAAACCCAGTCTTTGGAAAACAGGGAATGGACGGTTTATATCCCCAGAGATGAAGAACAGCATCTGATTGGCTTCAAGTTTCAGGGCCGGGGAGTCTGGGACGTGATCACCGGAATTCTGGTTCTGGATAAGGACCTTGAGCACATCAGGACCCTTGAGTTCCTTGAACAGCATGAAACACCTGGGCTGGGTGCCAGGATTGAAGAGGAATGGTTCAAAGCGGAATTCCAGGGATTAAGGATTGCTTGGGACAAACCCCTTCATCAGAGAATCATCATCGGCCCTTCGCCGGATCCCGATCCTGTCAACCAGGTGGATGCCATTACAGGAGCCACCCAGACCTCAACGGCTCTGATGGAGTCCTTGAACAGGGAATTGGATGGATTTAAACGGCTGACCCGTGAAACCGGTTTTCTGGATTGA
- a CDS encoding RnfABCDGE type electron transport complex subunit D, giving the protein MIKPGFQKQKPMQKVLVALIPPTICAVYFFGLRVLALVLICIIFALITEWITASRRKAKVTQACLVTALIYCLILPPTVPFWIAAVGIVVGILFGKEVFGGFGKNVFNPAIVGRAFVWICFPVDMTSKFVPSFSGFPGGFAQWSMISSQEQPGYLLRAGLDALTSATPMFAAKTYGQFTDLGALFLGNISGLIQVEGHPIVLGAGSMGEVSALAILLGGAWLLYTRAAQPRLMLSPILGALFTALLLKHVAGVDTVPDPLFVILSGGLLFAAVFMVTEPVTAPKSPRTQWIYGLFIGAMIVLLRYKGIFTGAVAFSILLGNMLAPSLDMWMKRIRANREKV; this is encoded by the coding sequence ATGATCAAGCCAGGTTTCCAGAAACAAAAACCCATGCAGAAGGTTCTTGTGGCCCTGATCCCTCCAACTATCTGCGCTGTATACTTTTTCGGTCTCAGGGTCCTGGCTCTGGTCCTGATATGCATAATCTTCGCCTTGATCACCGAATGGATCACTGCCTCCAGAAGAAAGGCCAAAGTAACTCAGGCCTGTCTTGTCACAGCCCTGATCTACTGTCTGATCCTTCCACCCACTGTACCTTTCTGGATTGCTGCAGTAGGCATTGTTGTAGGCATCCTTTTCGGCAAAGAGGTCTTTGGCGGGTTCGGAAAAAACGTTTTCAACCCGGCCATTGTGGGCCGGGCCTTTGTCTGGATCTGCTTTCCAGTGGATATGACATCAAAATTCGTGCCTTCATTTTCCGGCTTTCCCGGAGGGTTTGCTCAATGGAGCATGATTTCCTCCCAGGAACAGCCCGGTTACCTGCTCAGGGCCGGGCTGGACGCCCTGACTTCCGCCACCCCCATGTTCGCAGCCAAAACCTATGGACAATTCACTGATCTTGGGGCTCTTTTTTTGGGAAACATTTCCGGTCTGATCCAGGTAGAAGGCCATCCCATTGTCCTGGGGGCTGGTTCCATGGGCGAAGTAAGCGCCCTGGCCATTCTCCTGGGAGGTGCCTGGCTTTTGTACACCAGAGCAGCCCAGCCAAGACTCATGCTCTCACCCATTCTGGGAGCCCTATTCACTGCCCTGCTCTTGAAGCACGTGGCCGGAGTCGATACCGTACCTGATCCCCTTTTTGTAATCCTTTCCGGCGGGCTTCTCTTTGCCGCGGTCTTCATGGTCACTGAGCCGGTCACCGCACCCAAGAGTCCTCGGACCCAGTGGATTTATGGACTGTTCATCGGAGCCATGATCGTTCTTTTGAGATACAAGGGGATCTTTACCGGAGCTGTGGCCTTTTCAATACTCCTGGGCAACATGCTGGCTCCGTCCCTTGATATGTGGATGAAGAGAATCAGGGCAAACCGGGAAAAAGTATGA
- a CDS encoding metal-dependent hydrolase: MPGYKGHAAGALLMGAGTLAAANWLGWYGPDPGTAVLLMGFVVLGALFPDVDTDSIGQKLFYSLLAIINLTLMILGHYKWAAVLGFCALLPVVARHRGWIHTWWAMFLIPMAIFIIPIVFYEVPWKNLLPFYLASVFGYFTHLLLDRKFV; the protein is encoded by the coding sequence ATGCCCGGGTACAAGGGACACGCTGCAGGAGCTCTGCTCATGGGGGCCGGTACTCTGGCCGCAGCCAACTGGCTGGGATGGTACGGACCTGATCCCGGAACAGCAGTGCTGCTGATGGGTTTTGTAGTTTTGGGAGCTTTATTTCCAGATGTGGACACGGATTCCATAGGCCAGAAACTGTTTTACTCCCTGCTGGCAATTATCAATTTAACTCTGATGATTCTAGGACACTACAAATGGGCGGCAGTGCTGGGTTTTTGCGCCCTTTTACCGGTGGTGGCCAGACACAGGGGCTGGATTCACACATGGTGGGCCATGTTTCTCATCCCCATGGCCATATTCATAATTCCCATAGTTTTTTACGAGGTCCCCTGGAAAAACCTCTTGCCCTTTTATCTTGCTTCGGTTTTCGGGTATTTCACCCATCTTCTCCTGGACCGGAAATTTGTCTGA
- a CDS encoding sensor histidine kinase gives MDDQIPVIDVSMKCLDKKRSFRVQKRMHEKIDDYAEYDFTSIQSSALNVFFDLSQEFDSFEDLLSIIVLIPKVFFDLECSLYLLREGQADKVATCFDACPLPNRDPDSLVFFSTPKLRDNSLYLPIKGNKQLIDQIPFNPPHGLMGVLEIMPAQDLSRHERLFFEKFANRVGFQLHMRMISKKNREHLQFIKTLVKDIGHNVIVPNMFFKLFYRRLEANIKALGELKNELQAAYALNEDQQIMAKMEYIHNGLQEHYAEIYRHYEQTSLFLETLLRRSHFEQGKYVLERKACNFKSQIIDPQVQRYSHEFKEKGIEIALAGVPDQEIEVVADPGLISQVYANLFSNAAKYTREVDDFAGNRVKFISYGWEHKPDYFGPDRHGIKLNVFSTGSHIQPEDREGLFREGFRAGNIGKEQGTGHGLFFIREIVELHGGVVGYEPTPLGNNFYFVLPLTGQA, from the coding sequence ATGGACGACCAGATACCAGTGATTGACGTGTCAATGAAATGCCTGGACAAAAAAAGGTCCTTCCGGGTCCAGAAGAGAATGCACGAAAAGATAGACGACTATGCTGAATATGATTTTACCTCCATTCAGAGCAGCGCCCTAAATGTCTTTTTCGATCTTTCCCAGGAGTTTGATTCCTTTGAAGACCTTCTTTCCATAATTGTGCTCATTCCCAAGGTCTTTTTTGATCTTGAATGCAGCCTGTATCTGCTCCGGGAGGGCCAGGCCGACAAGGTGGCCACCTGCTTTGATGCATGCCCATTGCCAAACCGCGATCCGGACAGCCTGGTTTTTTTTTCTACCCCCAAGCTGAGGGACAACTCCCTGTATCTTCCCATTAAAGGCAATAAACAGCTGATTGACCAAATCCCCTTTAATCCTCCCCATGGTCTTATGGGCGTACTGGAGATAATGCCAGCCCAGGACCTTTCCAGACATGAAAGGCTTTTTTTTGAAAAGTTTGCCAACAGGGTTGGTTTTCAGCTGCACATGCGGATGATCAGTAAAAAGAACCGTGAGCATCTGCAGTTTATCAAAACTCTGGTCAAGGACATTGGGCATAACGTCATTGTTCCTAATATGTTTTTCAAGCTGTTTTATCGCAGACTGGAAGCCAATATAAAAGCCCTGGGAGAGTTGAAAAATGAGTTGCAGGCAGCTTATGCCCTTAATGAAGATCAGCAGATAATGGCCAAAATGGAGTACATCCACAATGGACTTCAAGAGCATTATGCTGAAATCTATAGACACTATGAACAGACCAGCCTTTTTCTGGAGACACTGCTCAGGAGAAGTCATTTTGAGCAGGGTAAATATGTGCTGGAAAGAAAGGCCTGCAATTTTAAAAGCCAGATTATTGACCCCCAGGTCCAGAGGTACAGCCATGAGTTCAAGGAAAAGGGGATTGAGATCGCCCTGGCAGGAGTGCCAGACCAGGAAATTGAAGTGGTGGCTGATCCGGGACTCATCAGCCAAGTTTATGCCAACCTGTTTTCCAATGCAGCAAAGTATACCAGGGAAGTTGATGATTTTGCCGGCAACAGGGTAAAGTTCATTTCTTACGGATGGGAGCACAAGCCTGATTACTTCGGGCCTGACAGACACGGCATAAAATTGAATGTTTTCAGCACAGGGTCCCATATTCAGCCTGAAGACAGGGAAGGCCTGTTCCGGGAAGGATTTCGAGCTGGAAATATTGGAAAAGAACAGGGGACCGGTCACGGCCTTTTTTTTATCAGGGAAATCGTTGAACTGCACGGGGGAGTGGTGGGATATGAACCTACTCCTTTGGGCAATAATTTTTACTTTGTCCTGCCCCTGACTGGTCAGGCCTGA